A region from the Dermacentor andersoni chromosome 11, qqDerAnde1_hic_scaffold, whole genome shotgun sequence genome encodes:
- the LOC126539623 gene encoding neprilysin-1-like, with translation MSTATPELSTRRRRKLPSGPGYDDDDDDDIDLAAIEAAGKRVRYFMGSLGALVVLFAVLVVVLPFFTEPMAIGPGSVVCASPICALYGLRLSTSVNESSEPCRDFYEFACGGWSQVHDGTSALRVMADAVLDQLVAQLRELSAGSDGNQTAMMKAAILYQTCEAVVRHGRDELPQFRNILDAVNLRWPRETRQPKLLDILINLAAEKGYAPVFELRYNASSHQLCIEPIYQLKHIFEIRATQRDTGKYWSYYLVYCSVFGMPSPRKSVFDELDALESAVIPYIDDAYRTGKPVTRFFDSLDNMVAEMGGFGIEEWLEATNRHVGVVRSINVTHWQALKVLGTLAAALGSASLFRCLEWWIVQDLGPWFHGELAALEYGGSRHSHDLRARQCLGLVERYMGVIAWAPVSTPTDVVDDVTHVVRAVWKATPFGSASNGKDGLSMLVPESPPAAHFVTQKTVEKMESLYEQYPAMTKASFVENLMKAMRTRHSLRSQFHRERVSFSSRMSMAAAPVEVYDSQERKLIMFPFALTSPLYEDGIVASVKFAGLGSKIADAIFRNATSAYRSSQGGQLPALLADFVTCLRASYDEPNTDNRVATPELDHISRAFALESSWRAFRAEALLGSGGEDVRLKNFDGYSAEKTFFVTWCHVLCSTDEPGMAKRSCNAALKQSSDFAEVFRCEKADAMVSSDSCRVPWALD, from the exons ATGTCTACG GCAACGCCAGAGCTTAGCACCAGGCGACGACGGAAGCTTCCATCGGGCCCGggctacgacgacgacgacgacgacgacatcgaCCTCGCCGCCATCGAGGCCGCGGGAAAGCGCGTCCGTTACTTCATGGGATCGCTGGGTGCCCTCGTCGTCCTGTTCGCTGTGCTGGTAGTGGTCCTGCCGTTCTTCACAGAGCCGATGGCCATAGGCCCGGGCTCCGTGGTGTGTGCCTCGCCGATTTGCGCCCTGTACGGCCTGCGTCTCTCGACTTCGGTGAACGAGTCGAGCGAGCCCTGTCGGGACTTTTACGAGTTCGCCTGCGGTGGCTGGAGTCAAGTGCACGATGGCACGTCAGCGCTCAGAGTGATGGCCGACGCCGTTCTCGACCAGCTAGTCGCGCAGCTCCGCGAGCTGTCCGCGGGGAGTGACGGAAACCAGACGGCAATGATGAAGGCGGCCATACTGTACCAGACATGCGAGGCTGTGGTTCGTCACGGAAGGGACGAACTGCCACAGTTTCGAAATATACTGGACGCCGTTAACCTGCGATGGCCGCGAGAGACCCGTCAGCCGAAGCTATTGGACATCCTAATCAATCTGGCAGCGGAGAAAGGATACGCTCCAGTCTTCGAATTGCGTTACAACGCGAGTAGCCACCAGCTGTGCATCGAACCAATTTACCAGCTAAAGCACATATTCGAGATAAGGGCCACGCAGAGAGACACAGGGAAGTACTGGAGCTACTACCTAGTGTACTGCTCCGTCTTCGGAATGCCCTCACCACGAAAGAGTGTCTTTGATGAGTTAGACGCGCTAGAGTCGGCTGTCATTCCATATATAGACGATGCGTACCGGACAGGCAAGCCGGTGACACGCTTCTTTGATTCGCTGGACAACATGGTTGCAGAGATGGGAGGCTTCGGCATCGAAGAGTGGTTGGAGGCTACAAACCGTCACGTGGGTGTCGTCAGGAGTATCAACGTCACGCACTGGCAAGCGCTCAAAGTTCTAGGGACATTAGCGGCTGCTTTGGGCAGCGCGTCCCTATTTCGCTGCCTCGAGTGGTGGATAGTGCAGGACCTGGGACCCTGGTTCCACGGGGAGTTGGCGGCGTTAGAGTACGGCGGCTCGAGGCACTCGCACGACCTGCGCGCGCGACAGTGCCTCGGACTCGTGGAGCGATACATGGGCGTGATCGCGTGGGCGCCGGTCTCAACTCCCACCGACGTCGTGGATGACGTCACGCACGTCGTTCGCGCCGTATGGAAAGCTACCCCATTCGGCAGCGCATCCAACGGTAAGGACGGATTGTCGATGCTCGTACCAGAATCGCCACCCGCTGCACACTTCGTAACTCAGAAAACAGTCGAGAAGATGGAGTCGCTCTACGAGCAGTATCCCGCCATGACGAAGGCCAGCTTCGTGGAGAACTTGATGAAAGCGATGAGGACGCGTCACTCGCTGCGCTCCCAATTCCACCGAGAGAGAGTCTCGTTCTCTTCCAGGATGTCGATGGCCGCGGCACCGGTCGAAGTCTACGATTCCCAAGAGCGCAAGCTGATAATGTTTCCGTTCGCGCTGACTTCTCCCCTTTACGAAGACGGAATCGTCGCGAGCGTGAAGTTTGCCGGCCTCGGTTCCAAGATCGCCGACGCCATCTTTAGGAACGCTACTTCGGCGTACAGGTCCTCGCAAGGAGGCCAGCTGCCAGCTTTGCTGGCCGATTTCGTCACCTGCCTCAGGGCTTCGTACGACGAGCCGAACACTGACAACCGCGTCGCTACGCCAGAGCTCGACCACATCTCCCGAGCGTTCGCGCTCGAAAGTTCGTGGCGCGCGTTTCGCGCCGAAGCCTTACTGGGCAGCGGAGGAGAAGACGTGCGGCTGAAGAACTTCGATGGCTACAGCGCGGAGAAGACCTTCTTCGTGACGTGGTGTCACGTACTGTGCTCCACCGACGAACCCGGCATGGCGAAGCGCTCCTGCAACGCGGCGCTCAAACAGAGCAGCGACTTCGCGGAGGTGTTTCGTTGCGAGAAAGCGGACGCCATGGTTAGTTCGGACAGTTGCAGAGTCCCTTGGGCTCTCGACTAA